One genomic segment of Styela clava chromosome 3, kaStyClav1.hap1.2, whole genome shotgun sequence includes these proteins:
- the LOC120342375 gene encoding ATP-dependent DNA helicase DDX11-like — translation MEAPKNFPFPFVPYGIQTDFMRNLYEAIEDEKIGIFESPTGTGKSMSIICGALKWLQDNDKRIRGILEEGTAVTETNDDVPTKATDVSEEPDWITEFVQKQEQKNEEKEMRDVAKKLQSRDKKMKRILDGIQRDSFDEPSKKKMKYVKGMLKQDETLQLMEEAKRELENRDKNQTGAGDNDSVGNDTEIVLDEYYSDDENEKKIDDGEDEDSCVQKIYYCSRTHSQLTQFIREVQKSPYSQTSNDDSNFFVTVVPLASRQSLCINESVRRLSSVQQMNERCLDMQKNVTKEKDEDKENENKKKKSKSTCPFKTTSNVNDLSDKILGKVQDIEEIVKSGKEITACPYYATRQAIPLAQLIVVPYQTLLHESTRKASGIKLKDSVIIVDEAHNLVDTISNIHSIEVTCAQVLRAHSQLTQYSQKFSKRLKAKNLMYVKQILFILRKLMSVMGISQSATGILDDHKSIRGNENTSSGIQRKGQIQTTLMTIHNFLFKASLDNINLYNVLRYCERSMISRKLNGFVEKYENSGSVLKQGSSSLTKFLSNAKKVQGTEQNTTDINSDSMQPAMRSPLMHIENFLSSLTSMNADGRIALTTLKHQNGQTLNQSDVKEIASIKFLLLNPAAHFKDVVNECRSLIVAGGTMQPSSSFVNQLLAPLGVPSTKIFEFSCGHVIDKDQLLPLVVCSGTSGTQFEFTFEKRMNFKLIDELGRTLCNLCNVVPGGIVCFFPSYDYEKIVHTRWNETEILKRISLKKKIFREPKKTSQVDQILNEYSTCIMRTKSGNDKITGSLLLSVVGGKMSEGINFSDDLGRCVVMVGLPYPNLYSAELKEKMAYLDANMPRVGTKSAGQSYYENLCMKAVNQSIGRAIRHRNDHACIVLADHRYAKMNIKSELPSWISDKLQVADRFGIAFGAVRKFFMDKKTASR, via the exons ATGGAAGCTCCTAAGAATTTTCCGTTCCCATTCGTTCCTTACGGAATACAAACAGATTTTATGAGGAATCTTTATGAGGCAATTGAAGATGAGAAAATTGGTATTTTCGAAAGTCCCACTG GAACTGGGAAATCAATGAGCATCATTTGTGGAGCTTTAAAATGGCTCCAGGATAATGACAAACGAATTCGAGGAATCCTTGAAGAGGGAACTGCAGTAACAGAA ACAAATGATGATGTTCCAACAAAAGCAACTGACGTTTCTGAAGAACCCGATTGGATCACAGAATTTGTTCAAaaacaagagcaaaaaaatgaagaaaaagaaatGAGAGATGTTGCTAAGAAATTACAATCAAGGGACAAAAAGATGAAAAGAATTCTAGACGGAATACAGCGAGATTCTTTTGATGAACCAAGCAAGAAAAAGATGAAATATGTGAAAGGAATG CTGAAGCAAGATGAAACTCTACAACTCATGGAAGAAGCAAAAAGGGAACTTGAAAACCGTGACAAGAATCAAACTG gcgCTGGTGACAATGACAGTGTGGGCAATGACACAGAAATTGTATTAGATGAATATTACAGCGATGatgagaatgaaaaaaaaattgatgatgGAGAAGATGAAGACAGTTGTGTTCaaaaa ATCTATTATTGCAGCAGAACACATTCACAGCTTACACAATTTATTCGTGAAGTACAGAAATCTCCTTATAGTCAGACGTCGAATG ATGATTCCAACTTCTTTGTTACTGTTGTTCCTCTTGCTTCTCGTCAATCTCTTTGTATCAATGAGTCTGTGCGAAGATTATCTTCTGTACAACAAATGAATGAAAGATGTCTCGATATGCAGAAAAATGTTACTAAGGAAAAAGATGAGg AcaaagaaaatgaaaacaagaagaagaaatCTAAAAGCACATGTCCATTCAAAACAACATCCAATGTAAATGATCTCAGTGATAAAATTCTTGGGAAAGTACAAGATATTGAGGAGATTGTAAAATCTGGCAAGGAAATTACAGCTTGTCCATACTATGCTACTAG ACAGGCTATTCCTTTAGCACAATTGATTGTTGTTCCATATCAAACATTGCTTCATGAATCTACAAGGAAAGCATCAGGAATCAAATTGAAGGATTCTGTCATTATTGTTGATGAAGCACACAATTTAGTTGATACAATCAGCAACATCCATAGTATTGAG GTAACTTGTGCTCAAGTTCTACGTGCTCATAGCCAACTAACCCAATATTCACAAAAGTTCAGTAAGCGACTCAAAGCAAAAAACTTGATGTATgttaaacaaattttgtttatacTGAGGAAACTTATGTCTGTTATGGGGATTTCACAGTCTGCAACAG GTATATTGGATGACCATAAATCCATAAGAGGAAATGAGAATACATCTTCGGGAATTCAAAGAAAGGGACAAATACAAACAACTTTGATGAcaattcataattttttgtttaaagcTAGCTTGGATAATATTAATCTTTATAAT GTTTTGCGATATTGTGAAAGAAGCATGATATCTCGAAAGTTGAATGggtttgttgaaaaatatgaaaattctggATCAGTTTTGAAACAAGGAAGTTCTTCTTTAACAAAATTCCTGTCAAATGCTAAAAAAGTACAAG gcaCAGAGCAGAACACAACAGATATTAACTCGGATTCTATGCAACCAGCGATGAGATCTCCACTTATGcatattgaaaattttctttcatCTCTTACTTCTATGAATGCCGATGGTAGGATTGCATTAACGacattaaaacatcaaaatggcCAAACATTAAACCAATCAGATGTTAAGGAAATCGCTTCAATTAAGTTCCTTTTACTCAATCCAGCAGCACATTTTAAAGATGTTGTAAAT GAATGCCGTTCTTTGATAGTTGCCGGTGGGACAATGCAACCATCGTCTAGTTTTGTCAACCAGTTACTTGCACCTCTCGGTGTGCCAAGCACCAAAATATTTGAGTTTTCATGTGGACATGTTATTGATAAAGATCAGCTTCTACCTCTTGTTGTTTGTTCCGGCACATCTGGAACacaatttgaatttacatttgaaaaaagaatgaattttaaaCTG ATTGATGAACTTGGAAGAACTCTGTGTAATCTATGTAATGTCGTACCGGGTGGAATTGTTTGCTTCTTTCCATCATATGATTATGAAAAGATTGTTCATACTAGATGGAATGAGACAGAAATCTTAAAAAGAATTTCTTTAAAGAAAAAG ATATTTCGTGAACCAAAGAAAACAAGTCAAGTTGatcaaatattgaatgaatattcAACATGTATAATGAGAACAAAATCTGGGAACGATAAGATTACAG GTTCTCTGCTACTCAGTGTTGTTGGGGGGAAAATGAGTGAAGGAATTAATTTTTCTGATGACCTGGGAAGATGTGTTGTTATGGTTGGATTACCATATCCTAACTTGTATTCAGCAGAATTGAAAGAAAAGATGGCATACTTGGATGCAAATATG CCTAGAGTTGGAACAAAGTCAGCTGGACAGTCGTATTATGAGAATTTGTGTATGAAAGCTGTTAATCAATCCATTGGAAGAGCCATTCGCCATAG AAATGACCATGCCTGCATTGTACTTGCCGATCATCGTTATGCAAAAATGAACATCAAATCCGAACTACCATCATGGATTTCTGACAAACTACAAGTTGCTGACAGATTTGGAATTGCATTCGGTGCTGTTCGAAAG
- the LOC120342962 gene encoding uridylate-specific endoribonuclease A-like: MMNLKVGILLAVSLFAVCSADSCSNNRCGTFDLNAYDCQCNGECIYHGNCCSDYSTLCDPDATCSGRTCYNGHDTGKPCQCNDYCVQYKDCCPDFPAACDGSNVVESCAGRCGPGTDTGASCQCNSYCLKYGDCCSDYSELCESGGGGTSTTNPGSGTSCSSVSVSDSEIVAVSYNLWSMDVNAAGPNDVTYDLQSSTTTGATNDAAPGPFFTYVNEAVFQRTTFQKLRAIQDNYIRKQGFTEDVTAQEEQENSDFLDAVLSTEIGQYLYEFLDSKNLAGCNGIEGFKQLLNVIWFGMYDRSAPDDTSGFEHSFVGEIKGSKVSGFHNWMYFYYEEQYGNFNYQGYISQQEPNMVGMRHTWYEAPKSMNGFTIGTSPEIELALYTLCYLTRPGSLCTINLSDEFGEAVERKIQTWTWGGEQAQGYPKYIASAYFLT, encoded by the exons ATGATGAATCTGAAAGTTGGAATTCTCCTGGCCGTTTCACTGTTTGCAGTCTGCTCAG CGGACAGCTGCAGCAATAACAGATGCGGAACATTCGATTTGAATGCGTACGACTGCCAATGCAATGGCGAGTGCATATATCACGGAAATTGCTGCAGTGATTACAGTACACTGTGTGATCCAGA CGCTACATGCAGCGGACGAACATGCTATAACGGACACGACACCGGCAAACCTTGTCAATGCAACGACTATTGCGTTCAGTATAAAGACTGCTGTCCCGATTTTCCAGCTGCTTG CGATGGTAGCAACGTCGTAGAATCATGCGCTGGTCGGTGTGGACCTGGAACTGACACAGGCGCTAGTTGCCAATGTAATTCATATTGTCTAAAATATGGGGATTGTTGCTCTGATTACTCGGAACTGTGTGAATCTGGTGGAGGAGGAACATCAACGACTAACCCAGGATCTGGCACCTCTTGTT CCTCGGTATCGGTGTCAGATAGTGAGATAGTGGCAGTTTCATATAACTTATGGTCAATGGATGTCAATGCTGCCGGCCCAAATGACGTAACTTACGACTTACAGAGCTCCACCACTACGGGTGCAACAAATGATGCAGCACCAGGCCC GTTTTTTACTTACGTTAATGAGGCCGTTTTCCAGCGAACAACATTTCAAAAGCTCCGAGCTATTCAAGATAATTATATCAGAAAACAAGGATTTACTGAAGATGTCACTGCTCAAGAAGAACAGGAAAATTCGGACTTCCTAGATGCCGTTCTCAGTACTGAAATTGGGCAGTACTTGTATGAATTTCTTGACAGTAAAA ACCTTGCCGGATGTAATGGAATTGAAGGTTTCAAGCAACTCCTGAACGTCATCTGGTTTGGAATGTACGACAGATCAGCGCCTGATGACACAAGCGG atTTGAGCATTCATTCGTAGGAGAAATCAAAGGATCTAAAGTATCGGGTTTCCACAACTGGATGTATTTTTACTACGAAGAACAGTATGGGAATTTCAACTACCAGGGTTATATTAGCCAGCAAGAA cCTAATATGGTGGGCATGAGGCATACATGGTACGAAGCACCTAAAAGTATGAATGGCTTTACAATTGGAACAAGTCCAGAAATTGAACTCGCCCTATATACTCTTTGTTATCTGACAAGACCTGGAAGTCT ctgCACTATCAATTTGTCTGACGAGTTCGGAGAAGCGGTTGAAAGGAAAATTCAAACATGGACTTGGGGTGGTGAACAGGCGCAAGGTTATCCCAAATATATCGCCTCTGCATACTTTTTGACATAG
- the LOC120342262 gene encoding splicing factor 45-like — MSLYDGLGLDSNQGEKATGWSSSFTMLKSQLEAKKAALTKAKHEKFRSGNPVVAPVINLNKAVKTEEQLDYSHDDKLVDTKPSPFLGGESLDQFEDEYDPRYPNEYEKVTRKRRERRQREREEERQREMEDRRKRRDSRHSDRDNRRDDRAPHGRFGGPGSGFSRRPASDEDEEDDDYEREKRIRMTQGSKAAIAPPTILIEEDKKAEIAPPPPPLALAGGAGTQFARNMAGSVAHKIMTKYGFKEGLGLGKGNRGISHALQVEKTSKRGGKIIPSSQIEKQLEEEKKREQEEKESVANLLKNPTKVVCLRNMVGPGEVDQELEGETSEECSKYGEVRKCMIYEMVGQQEEEAVRIFIEFERLESAIKAVVDLNGRYFGGRTVRACFYDVSKFRDLHLGDPL; from the exons ATGTCTCTCTATGATGGATTAGGTTTGGATAGTAATCAAGGTGAAAAAGCAACCGGGTGGTCTTCCAGTTTCACAATGCTAAAGTCTCAACTTGAAGCAAAAAAGGCAGCTTTAACAAAGGCAAAGCATGAGAAGTTTCGAAGTGGGAACCCTGTTGTTGCTCCTGTGATTAATTTGAATAAAGCAGTAAAAACAGAAGAACAGCTTGATTACAGCCATGATGACAAA CTAGTGGATACAAAGCCTAGTCCGTTTCTTGGTGGAGAGAGTCTTGATCAATTTGAAGATGAGTACGATCCTAGGTATCcgaatgaatatgaaaaagttACACGAAAAAGAAGAGAAAGACGTCAGCGGGAAAGAGAAGAGGAAAGGCAGAGAGAAATGGAGGACAGACGGAAAAGAAGAGATTCAAGACATTCGGATCGTGATAACAGACGAGATGATCGAGCACCCCATG GTAGGTTTGGTGGGCCAGGAAGTGGATTTTCGCGACGACCTGCATCTGACGAGGATGAAGAAGATGATGATTACGAACGAGAAAAACGTATCAGAATGACCCAGGGAAGTAAAGCTGCAATCGCACCTCCAACTATTCTTATAGAAGAAGATAAAAAGGCTGAAATTGCTCCTCCACCGCCTCCTCTAGCATTAGCAG GTGGAGCTGGAACACAATTTGCACGAAATATGGCAGGTTCTGTAGCACACAAAATCATGACAAAATATGGATTTAAAGAAGGATTGGGTCTTGGAAAAGGAAACAGGGGCATCAGTCATGCATTACAG GTTGAGAAGACAAGTAAACGAGGAGGTAAAATCATACCAAGTTCTCAAATTGAAAAACAACTTGAAGAAGAGAAGAAAAGGGAACAGGAAGAAAAAGAAAGTGTAGCTAATTTGTTAAAGAATCCTACAAAG GTCGTTTGTCTTCGTAACATGGTTGGGCCTGGAGAAGTTGATCAAGAATTAGAAGGTGAAACATCGGAAGAATGCAGCAAATATGGGGAAGTTAGAAA atGTATGATATATGAAATGGTTGgacaacaagaagaagaagcAGTTAGAATATTTATAGAATTTGAAAGACTTGAATCTGCGATCAAAGCAGTTGTGGATTTAAATGGAAGATATTTTGGCGGAAGGACTGTGAGAGCTTGCTTTTACGATGTTAGTAAATTTCGTGATCTACACCTTGGGGATCCTCTCTGA